From Daphnia pulicaria isolate SC F1-1A chromosome 4, SC_F0-13Bv2, whole genome shotgun sequence, one genomic window encodes:
- the LOC124336698 gene encoding myosin-11-like, which yields MATIRQAIAHHPLSWLFLNTPLTAPLAFDSCDSSSQIGERASLDFKTCRESTRRNIAPSCHTTLDQTTGRPDDQTTHNEIIYIEEGNINFLKTEFGSSVYLTGEAKEKVLEKLGTYFVELKADPNKFNPLLQNVREAHSREVDFRNKAFKIFKRELLFKQLALDEYAKNLEQDVANETKKIEKEVDKVRREFSKKVADSYLENTRLTAEVETLTRTNFKQATLIADFNNRPKESQASDESKTFLTEYETVKTNLEKAKSEIIGQNDCINDLRDSLSQLKEDTEDKIKQLNHSYNLLDNAHEALKNASKLTEDDVTTLTNKNQELSQKLDTLQIEANSKEASIKLLKTTKRDLSNKISDLEQELKAKDLYIQKHLKSTLVADTQTHSKPTQTTNIITMTLGNSNEDAPITKSHLRELYSQDERKSIPIFKGKRGEQLVNNWLKDAERVAQSAGWEKKDKIKYFSDRLRGDAADWHSDYMERAQDEEDYDAWEKALINRFLTETELENLRKQLNELRQTPDQSTQTFVSRINQLYDIIHGKEITLGDKATNEAKALAISLSQMRGEAKQKILLKGLLPKILKIVWSRMDVDSAYEDVCENAYAAETLVNRMEQNEDKSLKATIAGISAHDNEQDIEILRQKTKIVHLEKQLAGLTIGKNAPQENNEIDFPSIAVADAFNRHRSPSGDRRRKSKISQAPYTYNQASERYAYEENA from the exons ATGGCTACCATCAGACAAGCCATCGCTCATCATCCC TTGTCTTGGTtgtttctcaatacacctttaACCGCACCTCTCGCGTTTGACTCCTGTGACTCATCATCACaaattggtgaacgtgccagtTTGGACTTCAAGACCTGCCGTGAGTCAACGAGAAGGAACATCGCCCCCAGCTGCCACACCACCTTGGACCAGACGACAGGACGACCAGACGACCAGACAACCCACAACGAGATCATCTACATCGAGGAAGGAAACATCAATTTTCTCAAAACT GAGTTTGGAAGTTCAGTTTATCTTACCGGTGAggctaaagaaaaagttttagaaaaattagggACATATTTCGTAGAATTAAAAGCAGACCCCAATAAATTTAACCCTTTGTTACAAAATGTTAGAGAAGCTCATAGTCGAGAAGTAGATTTTCGGAATAaagcatttaaaatatttaagagGGAACTTCTTTTCAAACAATTAGCATTAGATGAGTATGCAAAGAATCTTGAACAAGACGTAgcgaacgaaacgaaaaagattgaaaaagagGTAGATAAAGTAAGGAGAGAATTTTCAAAGAAAGTAGCTGATTCTTATCTAGAAAACACCCGTTTAACAGCAGAAGTAGAAACATTAACCcgaacaaattttaaacaagCAACTTTAATAGCAGATTTTAATAATAGACCCAAAGAAAGTCAGGCAAGCGATGagagtaaaacatttttgacagAATATGAGACAGTTAAAACCAATCTAGAAAAAGCTAAGAGCGAAATCATAGGACAGAACGACTGCATAAATGATTTAAGGGATTCTCTATCACAACTTAAGGAAGATActgaagataaaataaaacaactaaaCCATAGCTACAATCTATTAGACAACGCACACGAAGCTTTGAAGAACGCAAGTAAATTAACAGAAGACGACGTAACAAcacttacaaataaaaaccaagaacTATCTCAAAAGCTAGACACATTGCAAATTGAAGCCAACTCCAAAGAAGCAAGcataaaacttttgaaaacaacCAAACGAGACTTGTCCAATAAAATCTCTGACCTCGAACAAGAACTTAAAGCTAAAGATTTATacattcaaaaacatttgaaatcaaCTTTAGTAGCAGATACGCAAACCCATTCAAAGCCCACCCAAACAACTAATATTATAACCATGACATTAGGCAATAGTAATGAAGATGCACCAATAACTAAGAGCCATTTACGCGAATTATATTCACAGGACGAACGTAAATCTATCCCGATTTTCAAAGGCAAAAGAGGAGAGCAGTTAGTTAATAATTGGTTAAAAGATGCGGAAAGAGTCGCACAAAGCGCAGGGTGggagaagaaagataaaattaaatatttttcagataGACTAAGAGGAGATGCTGCGGATTGGCATAGTGATTATATGGAAAGAGCACAAGATGAGGAAGATTACGATGCATGGGAAAAAGCTTTAATAAATAGATTTCTTACAGAAACAGAGttagaaaatttaagaaaacaattaaacgAGCTTCGGCAGACCCCCGATCAAAGCACACAGACTTTCGTTAGTAGAATTAATCAGTTATATGACATCAttcatggaaaagaaattacaTTAGGTGACAAAGCGACGAACGAAGCTAAGGCATTAGCAATATCTCTGAGTCAAATGAGAGGCGaagctaaacaaaaaattcttttaaagggTCTCTTgccaaaaatattgaaaatagttTGGAGCCGCATGGATGTTGATAGTGCTTACGAAGACGTATGCGAAAACGCCTACGCCGCAGAAACTTTAGTTAATAGAATGGAACAGAATGAAGATAAGAGTTTAAAGGCCACTATAGCAGGTATCTCTGCACACGATAACGAGCAAGATATAGAGATCTTGCGGCAGAAAACAAAGATTGTTCATTTAGAGAAACAGTTAGCCGGTCTAACTATCGGAAAAAATGCTCCACAGGAAAACAACGAGATTGATTTTCCCTCAATAGCAGTTGCCGACGCCTTTAACAGACACAGATCACCTTCCGGCGATCGTAGACG GAAAAGCAAAATCAGTCAAGCACCTTATACGTACAACCAAGCTTCCGAACGTTATGCCTATGAGGAGAACGCCTGA